From Glycine max cultivar Williams 82 chromosome 11, Glycine_max_v4.0, whole genome shotgun sequence, the proteins below share one genomic window:
- the LOC100817840 gene encoding zinc finger protein 4 has translation MAKRAMRIGMFAERYTSLASLPLHGFTFQLLGLEAHAPMHQGHVHHHSMRAPDIRAAAKFGKDYFRMPIFLEDDDVGLFWLGSFRQINERGGFNLGHGEHAHNSNTSFVVAIAPPTQTFASPDLTLRL, from the coding sequence ATGGCAAAGCGCGCAATGCGAATAGGGATGTTCGCTGAAAGGTACACAAGCCTAGCATCTCTGCCTCTTCATGGTTTCACTTTTCAGTTGCTCGGACTTGAAGCTCATGCTCCAATGCACCAAGGACATGTGCATCATCATTCAATGAGGGCTCCTGATATAAGAGCTGCAGCAAAATTTGGTAAAGACTATTTTCGGATGCCGATCttcttagaagatgatgatgtcGGTCTATTTTGGCTTGGAAGTTTCAGACAGATTAATGAAAGGGGTGGTTTTAATTTGGGGCATGGTGAACATGCTCATAATTCAAATACTAGTTTTGTAGTAGCAATTGCACCTCCAACACAAACATTTGCATCTCCTGATCTCACTCTGAGGCTTTAA
- the CRK29 gene encoding cysteine-rich receptor-like protein kinase 2 isoform X2, with product MVQLKLVALTLLVLWSWWNFEGAVGDPQTLILKFECSVVSVHDSANFFQNLNASLANLKSQLVSNQSKHFVTAQSTTGTDPVYAMFQCRNYLSNTDCVTCFAVAAATVRNCSTMNTARAIYDGCILRYENNDFFKQNLISSIHTLCGNQTADESTGFGAVGRQVLMDLQIATPKISGYFAATKTQVEGGAIYAIGQCAETLTQDTCLDCLSAEQRDLQDCLPSTNGRGFDPPVCFMRYSATPFFADNQTIDITSFLKQGEEGSIKKWAIIGGGVVGALLVVILIPLLPRHSGSQSPKRVPRSTIMGATELKAPTKYKYSDLKAATKNFSEKNKLGEGGFGAVYKGTMKNGKIVAVKKLISGNSNQMDDEFESEVTVISNVHHRNLVRLLGCCSIGEERILVYEYMANTSLDKFIFGKRKGSLNWKQRYDIILGTARGLTYLHEEFHVSIIHRDIKSGNILLDEQLQPKISDFGLVKLLPGDKSHIRTRVAGTLGYTAPEYVLQGQLSEKADTYSYGIVVLEIISGQKSTDVKVDDDGDEEYLLRRAWKLHERGMLLELVDKSLDPNNYDAEEVKKVISIALLCTQASAAMRPSMSEVVVLLSCNDLLQHMRPSMPIFIGSNSRLHRVISASTGSSTSNVTPSNSIVPVR from the exons ATGGTGCAACTCAAGCTCGTGGCATTAACTTTGTTGGTGTTGTGGTCATGGTGGAACTTTGAGGGTGCAGTTGGAGACCCTCAAACCCTTATACTCAAATTTGAGTGCAGTGTAGTCTCGGTACACGACTCGGCCAACTTCTTCCAAAATCTAAACGCTAGTTTGGCAAACCTGAAATCGCAGCTGGTGAGCAACCAAAGCAAGCACTTTGTCACGGCTCAATCAACCACCGGAACGGATCCTGTCTATGCAATGTTCCAATGCAGGAACTACCTCTCCAACACTGACTGCGTCACCTGTTTCGCTGTGGCCGCAGCCACAGTCCGCAACTGCTCCACCATGAATACTGCCCGTGCCATTTATGATGGCTGCATCCTCAG GTACGAGAACAATGACTTCTTCAAGCAGAATCTCATTTCTAGCATCCACACACTTTGTGGAAATCAGACTGCAGATGAAAGCACTGGTTTTGGTGCAGTTGGACGCCAAGTGCTGATGGATCTACAAATAGCAACACCAAAAATTAGTGGCTACTTTGCAGCTACCAAGACACAAGTGGAAGGCGGTGCAATCTATGCCATTGGACAATGTGCTGAAACTCTCACACAAGACACTTGTTTGGATTGTTTGTCAGCAGAACAGAGAGACTTACAAGATTGTCTTCCCAGTACAAATGGTAGGGGATTCGATCCTCCTGTGTGCTTTATGAGATACTCGGCGACACCCTTCTTTGCTGATAACCAAACCATTGATATCacttcctttttaaaacaag gagaagaaggttcAATCAAGAAGTGGGCCATTATTGGTGGTGGTGTAGTAGGTGCACTCCTTGTTGTGATCCTTATTCCATTATTACCCAGGCATAGCGGATCCCAAAGTCCTAAGAGAGTTCCTAGAA GTACCATAATGGGAGCAACTGAGTTGAAAGCTCCAACCAAGTACAAGTATAGTGACTTGAAAGCTGCAACAAAAAATTTTAgcgagaaaaataaattaggagAAGGAGGCTTTGGTGCAGTATACAAG GGAACcatgaaaaatggaaaaattgtTGCTGTCAAGAAATTAATTTCAGGAAATTCCAACCAGATGGATGATGAATTTGAAAGTGAAGTAACAGTTATAAGTAATGTTCATCATAGAAATCTTGTTCGGCTTCTTGGTTGTTGCAGTATAGGCGAAGAAAGAATCCTTGTTTATGAATACATGGCAAACACCAGCTTAGACAAATTCATATTTG gaaaaagaaaaggttcCCTCAACTGGAAACAACGCTACGATATAATTTTGGGCACAGCAAGGGGATTGACTTATCTACATGAGGAATTTCATGTTTCTATCATACATAGAGATATTAAGAGTGGCAACATCCTCTTGGATGAACAACTTCAGCCCAAAATTTCTGACTTTGGGTTGGTGAAACTCCTTCCAGGGGATAAATCTCATATTCGCACAAGAGTTGCAGGAACATT GGGATACACAGCACCTGAATATGTACTCCAAGGTCAATTATCAGAAAAGGCTGATACATACAGCTATGGAATTGTAGTATTAGAAATCATAAGTGGTCAAAAGAGTACAGATGTGAAAgttgatgatgatggtgatgaaGAATATCTTCTTCGACGA GCATGGAAGTTGCATGAGAGAGGCATGCTTTTGGAGTTAGTGGACAAAAGCTTAGACCCTAATAACTATGACgcagaagaagtgaagaaagtCATAAGCATTGCTTTGTTGTGCACTCAAGCATCGGCTGCAATGAGGCCATCCATGTCTGAAGTTGTAGTCCTACTTAGTTGCAATGACTTACTTCAGCATATGAGACCTTCAATGCCTATTTTTATTGGATCAAATTCAAGGCTTCACAGAGTTATCTCTGCTTCAACTGGTTCCTCTACATCTAATGTTACTCCCTCCAATTCTATAGTACCTGTTCgatga
- the CRK29 gene encoding cysteine-rich receptor-like protein kinase 2 isoform X1: MVQLKLVALTLLVLWSWWNFEGAVGDPQTLILKFECSVVSVHDSANFFQNLNASLANLKSQLVSNQSKHFVTAQSTTGTDPVYAMFQCRNYLSNTDCVTCFAVAAATVRNCSTMNTARAIYDGCILRYENNDFFKQNLISSIHTLCGNQTADESTGFGAVGRQVLMDLQIATPKISGYFAATKTQVEGGAIYAIGQCAETLTQDTCLDCLSAEQRDLQDCLPSTNGRGFDPPVCFMRYSATPFFADNQTIDITSFLKQGEEGSIKKWAIIGGGVVGALLVVILIPLLPRHSGSQSPKRVPRTGTIMGATELKAPTKYKYSDLKAATKNFSEKNKLGEGGFGAVYKGTMKNGKIVAVKKLISGNSNQMDDEFESEVTVISNVHHRNLVRLLGCCSIGEERILVYEYMANTSLDKFIFGKRKGSLNWKQRYDIILGTARGLTYLHEEFHVSIIHRDIKSGNILLDEQLQPKISDFGLVKLLPGDKSHIRTRVAGTLGYTAPEYVLQGQLSEKADTYSYGIVVLEIISGQKSTDVKVDDDGDEEYLLRRAWKLHERGMLLELVDKSLDPNNYDAEEVKKVISIALLCTQASAAMRPSMSEVVVLLSCNDLLQHMRPSMPIFIGSNSRLHRVISASTGSSTSNVTPSNSIVPVR; the protein is encoded by the exons ATGGTGCAACTCAAGCTCGTGGCATTAACTTTGTTGGTGTTGTGGTCATGGTGGAACTTTGAGGGTGCAGTTGGAGACCCTCAAACCCTTATACTCAAATTTGAGTGCAGTGTAGTCTCGGTACACGACTCGGCCAACTTCTTCCAAAATCTAAACGCTAGTTTGGCAAACCTGAAATCGCAGCTGGTGAGCAACCAAAGCAAGCACTTTGTCACGGCTCAATCAACCACCGGAACGGATCCTGTCTATGCAATGTTCCAATGCAGGAACTACCTCTCCAACACTGACTGCGTCACCTGTTTCGCTGTGGCCGCAGCCACAGTCCGCAACTGCTCCACCATGAATACTGCCCGTGCCATTTATGATGGCTGCATCCTCAG GTACGAGAACAATGACTTCTTCAAGCAGAATCTCATTTCTAGCATCCACACACTTTGTGGAAATCAGACTGCAGATGAAAGCACTGGTTTTGGTGCAGTTGGACGCCAAGTGCTGATGGATCTACAAATAGCAACACCAAAAATTAGTGGCTACTTTGCAGCTACCAAGACACAAGTGGAAGGCGGTGCAATCTATGCCATTGGACAATGTGCTGAAACTCTCACACAAGACACTTGTTTGGATTGTTTGTCAGCAGAACAGAGAGACTTACAAGATTGTCTTCCCAGTACAAATGGTAGGGGATTCGATCCTCCTGTGTGCTTTATGAGATACTCGGCGACACCCTTCTTTGCTGATAACCAAACCATTGATATCacttcctttttaaaacaag gagaagaaggttcAATCAAGAAGTGGGCCATTATTGGTGGTGGTGTAGTAGGTGCACTCCTTGTTGTGATCCTTATTCCATTATTACCCAGGCATAGCGGATCCCAAAGTCCTAAGAGAGTTCCTAGAA CAGGTACCATAATGGGAGCAACTGAGTTGAAAGCTCCAACCAAGTACAAGTATAGTGACTTGAAAGCTGCAACAAAAAATTTTAgcgagaaaaataaattaggagAAGGAGGCTTTGGTGCAGTATACAAG GGAACcatgaaaaatggaaaaattgtTGCTGTCAAGAAATTAATTTCAGGAAATTCCAACCAGATGGATGATGAATTTGAAAGTGAAGTAACAGTTATAAGTAATGTTCATCATAGAAATCTTGTTCGGCTTCTTGGTTGTTGCAGTATAGGCGAAGAAAGAATCCTTGTTTATGAATACATGGCAAACACCAGCTTAGACAAATTCATATTTG gaaaaagaaaaggttcCCTCAACTGGAAACAACGCTACGATATAATTTTGGGCACAGCAAGGGGATTGACTTATCTACATGAGGAATTTCATGTTTCTATCATACATAGAGATATTAAGAGTGGCAACATCCTCTTGGATGAACAACTTCAGCCCAAAATTTCTGACTTTGGGTTGGTGAAACTCCTTCCAGGGGATAAATCTCATATTCGCACAAGAGTTGCAGGAACATT GGGATACACAGCACCTGAATATGTACTCCAAGGTCAATTATCAGAAAAGGCTGATACATACAGCTATGGAATTGTAGTATTAGAAATCATAAGTGGTCAAAAGAGTACAGATGTGAAAgttgatgatgatggtgatgaaGAATATCTTCTTCGACGA GCATGGAAGTTGCATGAGAGAGGCATGCTTTTGGAGTTAGTGGACAAAAGCTTAGACCCTAATAACTATGACgcagaagaagtgaagaaagtCATAAGCATTGCTTTGTTGTGCACTCAAGCATCGGCTGCAATGAGGCCATCCATGTCTGAAGTTGTAGTCCTACTTAGTTGCAATGACTTACTTCAGCATATGAGACCTTCAATGCCTATTTTTATTGGATCAAATTCAAGGCTTCACAGAGTTATCTCTGCTTCAACTGGTTCCTCTACATCTAATGTTACTCCCTCCAATTCTATAGTACCTGTTCgatga